A stretch of DNA from Pongo abelii isolate AG06213 chromosome 10, NHGRI_mPonAbe1-v2.0_pri, whole genome shotgun sequence:
CCTCACCCCAAGGCTTTCAAAGGCCTCACTGGGACTCTGGCTCTACTTTCCAGGAAATGGCCGGGACACAAAGGGGCTTCTCTGTTCCAGCGCTTGAGGGCTCTGATTCCCCCAGGGTGGTGGGTGGGAGCGCGAGCTCAGGACTTGCGGCTCAGCCCGACTCTACGTGGATACGTGAGGCCCTGGGTGTTGGTACTTTAGCACTGCATGCCTAGGGTTCACGGGGCTTTGTGGCAGCTACAGGAGGTAAGTTGGCGATTACGTGAGGACTACAGGCACTAGGGAACTGCCGGCAGGGAGCCCTCAGTCAGGCCAGGAGGCCAGCGAGGAGAGCAATAACTAGGGCCCATTTGGATCCTGCACCGAAGATTCCTGCGTCGCCACCTCCAGCCCGTAAGTGATTATCCGTACGCACACCAGCCCCCTTTCTAAGGACTCCGCCATTGCTTTCGCTTCAGTCCATCCCCAACCCTCAGCGCCCAGCGCCTCGCCGCCCGCATCCGTCCCACCTCTGCTCCCAGGGCCGCCGCCGTGGCCCAAGCGCTGGAAGACCGCTGGATTCTCACTTTGGCCCCAGTGGCTCCCGAAACTACACCTGGCTGCAGGGAGCAGGGCTGTCCGGGATTCTCCAGAGCGCTTCGCCGCCTGCCACACACGGGGTGTCCCGGTGACCGCCCGACCCAGCTCCCCTGGCGCTAACTGGTACCTAAGCAGGGCTCCAGCGTGCTGCGGTGCGAGCCCCAATCAGACACCGACCCCAAACCCGCCCCTCCAAACTCTCGCGTGAACAGGCAGCTTAGGAGAGGCTCCCGGACAGCAAGGACCCCGGTCAATCGCCGAAGGACCCAGACTTGCGTGGCGAACGGCTCCACGTGACCACCAGGGGTCAGCCGTAGAATAGGAGTGGCCTTAAGCGACGACAGAGCCCGGGCGTGCTGTATGGGAGCGGCTAGTCGTGCGCGTGAGCCAGCCCAGGTGGGCTAGGACCTTCAAAATGGTGCGCTGCCGGCCAGCGAGCAGCCCAGGTTTCAATACACAGGAAACTACATCTCCCAGGAAGCACGGCAGCACCAGACCCATCTTTGTGAGCAATTACAGGTCTCAAGCTATCCTGGGACCTGTAGTTTGTCGGCTTACACAATTAACGGAAACCATACTGTACATCTTCAGTCTGACTTAGGGTACTGGGCAGCTATAGCAAAGACCCAGCATTGCCCAGAAAAGGCATAAAttataccctttttttttttcctttttttgagacagagtctcgccctatcgcccaggctggcatacagtggcgtgatctcggctcactgcaacctctgcctcccgggttggagcaattctctgcctcagctagGGTTACAGTCGCCatccaccactcccggctaatttttgtatttttagtagagacggggtttcaccatcttggtcaggctggtcttgaactcctgacctcgtgatccacccacctcgacctcccaaagtgctgggattacagaagtgagccaccgcgcccggcctaattatACCCTTTCATATCCATAACTTTGGATTCCGGACCTTTACCTTCAAAGGAGAGGAAGACTGAAGCCAGAGAACTCACACTAGCAGTTCTCTAATGAGATAAATggcaaacaatattttatttttattttataaaacatgcagtttacaacaaatttttaaaaaatggaacaaaaCTTGGGACAGGAGAGTGGGATGGAAAACAGATGCTTCTCAGCCATCAGCAGGAATAAATGAAGCCGGCAGCCAAGCTTTGTCCAGGATCCAAAGGCCCTTTTGGCAATGGTATTGGCAACACTGGTTTGCTTGGGCCACCAACACTACTTGCTGGCCCCTCCAGGTATCCCTGAAGCAGTTGGTGACTTGTGCTAAGTCTTGAACTACTGTGGTATCCTCTGTCACTGTCCAGGACTTCAATCCCTAGCCAGCTAGGAACTTACAGTTATGGTTCCAGAAGCTTCTCTGCCTGGATATTAGTCACCCAGGATATTAAGAATACCAATTACCTTCCATCTGGGTCAATTCTAGACTCCATGTCTGTACCACTGTTTTGCAAAGAATGAAGAAGGAATGAATCTGGCTCCTAGAACCTTTGCAACAATTCTGCAGTGTTCCAGTTCAATTAATAGCACCATCTGTGACCCTAGACCCTGAGCACGTCCAGTACTGGAAGTGGACAAGGTATAGCCAATTTAGGAAGCCATCTCCCAGTTCTGGGGCTATAGAACAGTAAAGGGAGAGGGTAGTGGTTCTTTGGGAAGGGTAGTCAGAGCGCCAGCACTGAGGAGAAGACAGCTGCATCTGTCAGAGACAAAACCAAAAGCGTGATTCAAGCTGAGTGGAGAAAAAGCATCTTCTCATACTTCCTATGAAGGAAAAATGCAAGAGAAAAAAGGGCACGGACCTTCCCTGAACATTTTAGACTTGGGCAAGAGGAAGTTATAGTTAATGGAGAGTTTcgataaaatgtattttactgaATGTTAGGAGGAtgaagtgctttgtaaactgttAAGTGCTATTCTCCATATGTGCAATCAAAATCCATCCAATTGGGGGcgccaggctcatgcctgtaatcccagcactttgtgagcccaaggtgggtggatcgctttagcccaggagtttaagaccagcctgggcaacatggcaaaatcccgtttctacaaaaagtacaaaaattagctgggtgtggtggtgtgtgcctgttgtcccaggtacttgggaggctgaggtgggagaatcacttgagcccaggaagtcgaggctgcagtgagctgtaatcacgctactgcacttcagcctgggtgacagagtgagaccctgtcacaaacaaacaaaatacaaaatccaCCCAGTCCAGTTTCCCTTGTCCCATCCCAGGTCTTACTCTTGGGACTTGTTTGGCCCTCAGGCTCAGGCACCTTCCAGTCCATCTTTCTGCCCTTCTCATAAAGACCCTTGAGCACCTTGTGGAAAGACTCAGGCTCAGTGCCATTTTTGCTTAGCTCCAGATACTTTCGGTAGAGCTGAAGGGCTGTGCGGGCATCCTCAATACTGTCATGGGTTTCCCCTTGAATCTTCAGGTCTGGGGTAAGTAAAGGTGGAATAGTTTGGGACCCAGCAAAGGGAGGTAGGAACATGTCTCCCCACTCCTACCTGACTCTAGAAAACTAAAAAGCCTGAATGCCCTTAAGGAAAATTGTCAAACATCTTCTTCAGTGCACAGAAGGGATATTGAAATTAATTAAATCCATTAGTAACTGTCACCACTAACTGAGGGTCTCCCTTACTCCCACTTTGTCCTCTAACACttttcctactttttcttttccccccatgcttttattttttatatttaaattttattttagatttggggtacatgtgcatgtttgttacatgggtgtatcATGTACTGGTGGGGACTGGGCTTCTGGTATCCCTAATATGCAAATAGTGAACTATGCACCCAATACGTaattttcaaccctcacccctcacccaccACCCCGACTTTTAGAGTCCccaatgtctattatttccatccttATGTCCATAGGTACTCATTGTTTAGTTCcagcttataagtgagaatatgtggtatttgattttctgtttctgagttagttcacttgGTATGATGGCCCACAGCTCCatcaatgttgctgcaaaggacatgatttctttttttttaaatggctgcttCTGCTATTAATATAGCAGGGGCCTACAAGGCAGAGCAACTCACCCAGAAAGTACCAAGCAAGGAATCGCAGGGAAATCATTCGTTTTCGGGGCATATGGAACAGGTAGACAGTGTCAAGGACTTGGTCCTTGGGCACCTGGCAAGGATAAAAAGGGTGGAGACTTAAGGTAGGGGACCTATAATTCCCCATTCTCTAAAGGCACAATGTATACCCTGAGGGGCCCACTCTCACAAGAAGACTCTTAAAAGAGCCCTGCCAAACCATCAGGTTGATGACCCGGAAGTCCTTCTGCAGGCCATGACCCACAAACTTGACTCCAATGTCAATGAGAAAACGAAGCTTTAAGTAGGTAGACTTGAGAGTTGTTAGGTGCTTGGAGGAAATTTTGGCATCGAGGTCACCAGGCTTTATACCCGAGTATTGAGTCAAGTAATCCACCACCTAAGAATAGAGAAAAGGACAAGTCTTTTTCAGGaagtgagatggagttttcccCTATCACTCTTCCCTGGGTTCTTGAGCACTGTAAATATGCACCAGGGTGTGCCTCACTTGCATCTCCATATCCTAATACCTGCTCCTGGGTAGAGATGTAGTCATCAATGAAGGGGATACCCTCATTGGGTCCCTGGCCCCGAACACAGGTAATCCTGGCTACTGACATCTGGCTTGGTTTAATGGTAGACTTGGTACCATCACTGCGTAACTCTGCTTCCTCCTACATGAGAAGAGTTaataaagaaatcagagaaatgcTTACAACTCCTAATATCCTCAGAGTTCTCTTCCAATGCCCCATCCCTTTGGTCTTGGTTACCTCATTAAGGGTGACAAACTCAGCATCCAGACCCACCAGGTCCCCAATCTGTGGCATCTCATTCAGCATCAGTGGAATAAAGGTAGTATGTGTTTTCCGCTGCTTCCGTGCCAGCGAGGCTTCAGCCAGCAAGACACTTGCCTCAATAGGGTTCTTGACTAGAAGGGAGAATGCAGAGGACACAGAGCTTGGATAGGGAAGTGACTAGGGGAGAGAAGCCCAGTGTGGCTGATCATAGACTCTGGGTCTTCACTGTGATCCCTCAGTAATCAAAGCACGTGAGAAAAAAGATCATGTCCGATAAATGGGACAGGTACACAGAGCAGGTCACATCACAAAATTATCAACAAACATGCTgagaaaaaaaccagaaaagaccacagagaagaaagaataagattTTCACTTGGACCTTAGTTTACAGAATCCAGAAAAAGGTTACAGAGAAACTATGGTTTAAAGGTACTAAATAGGTACTTAATAAGGAGCttatagccgggcgcggtggctaatgcctgtaatcccagcactttgggaggccgaggcgggtggatcacctgaggtcaggagtttgagaccagcctgcccaacatggtgaaaccccgtctctactaattagacaaaaaaaaaaaattagccgggcgtggtggcacatgcctgtaatcccagctacttggaaggctgaggcaggggaatcgcttgaacccgggaggcagaggtcgcagtgagccgagatcacgccattgcactccagcctgggcaacaagagcgaaactctgtctcaaaaaaaaagaataattagatGTAGCATCATAACCTAAGCCATTCTGATCAAACATCCCCCCCatctcatttccactccattctcaaGATTtacagctgcttttttttttttttttaaagacagggtctcaggctgggcaccgtggcttacacctgtaaacccagcactttggaaggccaaggagggcggatcacaaggtcaggagttcaagaccaacctggccaacatggtgaaaccctgtctctactaaaaatacaaaaaattagccggacatggtggcaggcgcctgtagtcccagctactcgggaggctgaggcaggagaattgcttgaacccgggaggtggaggtcgcagtgagccgaaattgtgccattgcactccagcctgggcgacaagagtgaaactctgtccaaaaaaaaaaaaaaagcagtctcatcctgtttcccaggttggagtacactggtgcaatcatggctcactcactgcagccttgacctcctgggctcaagtgatcctcccacctcagcttctccaatagctgggaccacaagtatatgccaccacactcagctaaatttttttttttttttttttgagacagggtttcactcccatcacccaggctggagtgtaatgatgcaatctcgactcactgaaacctccgactcccaggctgaagtgattctcctgcctcagcctcccaagtagctgggacaacaggagcacatcaccacacccagctactttttgtattttttgtagagacagggtttcacgatgttgcccagactggtttcgaactcttgagctcaagtgatctgcccgcctcagcctcccaaaatgctgggattacaggccataagccactgtgcctggcctacactaggctaactaaaaaaaaaaagaagaaaatttttttttaggctgggtgtggttgctcacgcctgtaatcccagcactttgggaggccaaggtgggcagatcataaggtcaggagttcgagaccagcctgaccaacatggtgaaaccctgtctctactaaaaatacaaaaaaattagccgggcatggtggtgggcatctgtaatcccagctactcaggaagctgaggcaggagaatcgcttgaacccaggaggcagaatttgcagtgagccgagattgcgccattgcactccagcctgggtgacagagcaagactccatctcaaaaaaaaaaaaaaaattttttttttcaaagagatgggatcttgccatgttgctcaggctggatttCGCACTTCTAAATTTAAGGTCTGATAAGCAGGAATCTCTAGTATCTCCAGAAATATTAACACTGGTTACCAATCCTAAGTACTTGCAAGCAATGTCCCAGATTTCATCCTGAAGCCCAGTCTAAACTGTCCACACACTTGGGTCTACTATGTAGCACTTACTGTTCAGGTTGTATCTGGAATTGAGATTCCGTTTGACATAATAAAGGATTGCAGGTACTTTCCAATTCATGTCAAACTGCACAGCTTCATGCTATAGAAGAGAAAAAGCACTTATGGCTAATGTATATCacccttttccttttccccacTTCAGACGGAGGCAAGGATTCAGGtgctagttgtttttttttttttcaggtgctATTTTTAAGTGCTAATGGTTTTTATTCCTGAggattccttcctctctccctgttGAATCTGCCTGGCATTCTATAGAGCCCTAAAGATATGGATGCTAGGAAAAggggaaatgaaagaagaaacagaacatgTTGCAACTAACCTTATCAATAGGTTCAATAAGAAAGTCATTGAACAGATACCACTGCTGGTGAGTAACGCCCTATGGAAATACAAAGAAAGCCTGTGGCGATACAAAGTGATGGCTGGACCACTCTGTCTCAGACTCAAGGACAGATCTGGGACTCACTGTGGCCATCCCAGAAGTGTTCCTGCCCTCTACAACGTCACTCACCTCCTTGCGCTGGTGGTAGGTCTCTCCAACTTTGATGTGAGCCACCAGGCTGCCCCCTGTGCGTGAGTCCAGGATGTGTACCACAGTAGCCATCAGGTCATACACACAGACACCATGCTCCTCCTCTGCCCTGGCTGGGCCCCACTGTGAGGGGGGTACCCAGGCTGCTAAGCTAAGTTTAaggatggggaagggaggggaatgggGACAGAGGACAGGGAGTTGGGGGTATAGGGGATGGGGGACCAGGGTGGGTTATCTCCATCCTAGCCCATCTAGGACCCCAACACTGAACTAAGTGACTGTGGAAAATCCCCTAACAGGTAAATACTACGCcttattctcttccttttccctctgcTAAGTTTCACCTTCCCCTGCCCTCCTTTACCTTCTGCCCCACCTTCTCTCCCTtattccctttcctcttcccgGTTTTTCAACAACCTGCATCTCATCCCCATCAGTCCAATTGCAAACATCCAGCCCTTTGTTTTTGGTCATCTTCATGCGAATGGAGAAAGGAAGCCAGACGTTCTTCAACTCCTCAATGGAGGGACACACCAGCACACCCTCTGGACTCCCTAGTTCCTTCCTATCAGGTCAGAAGAATTGGAAATTTGTTCCGAAAGAGATCTTGACAAGAGGAACCACTGGGCAATTCAATCCTTTGACAACTCCCAAGACAGCACCCACCAATCAGCCAAAGCAAATTCCTTGTTCTTGGAGACTTCCCCACTGTGTTTCTTTACTGCCATCTTGAAGGCAACCTgaacacagaagaaaaacatCCAGTTCTTCAGGAATGTAATCATATATGGAGGTCAGAAGGgggataaaatgaaaaattattctgGAAGCCCTGTTTCTAGTCTGAGTCCTTACCTCAGCCTGCATTCTCCAGAAATCAGCCTCTTTTGAGCTGTTCACCTCACAATTGATGACAAGAATATCTGGCAGATGGCGGATGTTGCGGGTCTGAATCTgagaggaagaaacaaacaaGGAATGGCAGGGAATGTACAGGAAAAGGAGTCTGGACAGGGACCTGAGTCTGCATCCTCAAACTGGGATTCTTCACTCCACCAGAGATCCCAGGATGGCAGTGCTGACAGAGCCAGCCACACATGGGATGGTGGTTGAATCTCCATGGCAGGACCAGGACTCTAGTCCAGCCCAACAGTCCACTCACCGTGGGCTGGTACTTTTCACAGGTGTCACACCAGGCCTGTGTATTCTGGTCCAGGCAGATGCTTCGCTTCAGCACCTGAGCAAAGTCATAGTTCTTCCCAGTTTTATCTGAGGGAAAATTAGATGCTTTACTCCTGGTTCTCCCCTCTACCCACAGTTAGTCCCCAACACCCTCTCCCTGATATTACAGGACATTTTGGGGAGCCTTCCCAACTGAGCTGCAGGGTACACCACTTCTGCTACCATCAGGGTAGGAGAGTGTGAAAAGCAGGGTGGATGAGGCGCGCACGGTCTCACTGCCACAGCGGCAGAGGCTGCAGTTCTCCATCTCACAGCTGAAGAGCTGCCCAATAACAGAGTCCCCCGATGAGCAAAAGCTGCTAAGAGTGGAGAGAATGGTATATGCACATTGAGGAAGTTAGGAGACCTTTTAAATCACAGAGGGGCCTGTCATGATGGCTTTAACTATTTCTATCCTGATTTCATACCTGCCTCCAGCACCTCGATAAGCCTGTGGTACTTCCAGCTCCTGCATATCTTGATGCAGTTGAGTGAGAATGAAGCGATTCCACCTCTGAATGAGCCTGGCCAGATTGCCCTTGCCTGAGGCCTCATCTGAGTCAGCCAGGATCAGACCAAGGGCTGAGGCCTCAGGAATAGTACGGAATGCCCGAAGAAAATTATTGCCCTGGAAATTTGTTGGTGGAAAGGGgttattttgtcttttgtgtccaccttccttccccttccatttTAAGTGTCTCAGGTCTCCAAGTACTGACCTGGCAAGGGTCACCACGAGAGAGGTCCAACATGTGAAACAGGAAGCCCAGCTCACATGCCAGACAGAACTCCTTCTGGCAAAGGTGGTTTTGAATTAGACAGCGTACAGGCTCCAGGAAATAGAGCACCTAGAAGGAAAAGTGGGAGAACTAATGTAGGAAACTGGCCTGGGGGTGAGGAGAAATATAGAGGTTAAGTGAGCTGGTGGAAAATACACAGCAGGAGTCCACCGAAGCAGTGAGTCCACCAAACCAGTGGAGTTCAGAGGAGACTTGAAAGTTGTAGAGGCAAGAAATAATTGTAGAGGAGACCATGGTAAAGGGAACATGGCTGAGGAGACCTGGAAAGAGCAGGGTCGAGAGccataaggaagaagaaaagcagTAGGCACGTTCAAGTTATAGGAATACCCAACCCTTACCTGGATCATGCAGTTACAGTAAGCGTTGGGAATGTGGGGCTCTAATCCAGCAAACAAGGTCTTATTGTAGTGTTTGAAGTCAAAGTCCTCCAGCCCTAGCTTGGAATATTTGATGGTCACCTAAGGCAGAAATTGTCTGAGCAAGACAAGGATATTCTCGGAGTCCCCAGATCTTTCCAGTAGCCACAGCCTTTCCTAGAACCTTCCTCCTGGGTCCAGGGTGGTAGGTGAAGGCCTCCTGACTGAGTCCTTCAATCCTTTCTCATATGACTTCCTTCCCAGGGTACCCTTCCCCACATCCCACAGGCCCTGATGTCCCCCAGCACCTTGCGGTATTTCTTAGAAACCATGTGGAGATGTGGTTCCTCTTCTCGTCCTACTGGTGACTCAGTGACCTGGCTGAAGCTGTCAAATTCACTGTCTGACTCCTTGAGTCTGTAAGGTATCTAGGGATTTTAGGAAGAGGTAACCTTGTTTGATGTCTTGTCATCTTTGGCTTCACACTCATTTATCCCAACATTGAAACAGCCACCAAGTCCTGAACCTTCTATATTCATAGCATTCTCAGCATCCACTGCTTCCTTTCTATTTCCACTGCCATCACTCTGCTTCAGCATAGATGGACAACTGTGATGGCGTCCACACTGGTCTCCCTATATTCACTCTGTCCAGCACACTACTACCAAATTAACCCTTGCAGAATGCTGCTTTCTGTGTATTACTTCCTCTATTATACACTGGTGTTCAAAGCTTCACAATCTGGCCACTTCTAACTTTAATCGCTCACTACATCCCAATATGAACAGCTACTCCGGCCAGACTGGTATACTCATATAGTCCCCcgcagatatgtgttttgcattTATGCCTCTTGAGACCTTTACTAACGCTCTTCTCTCATCTTGGATATTCTCCTCTGTTACTATCTACTTAACTGATATCCCACCTTTCCAGCTTAATACCCAGCTCTTTCATTACACCTTCCTTGGTCACTTTAGCCTGGAATAACATTTTTCCTCCAAACAGCTCTGGCACTAAATGCTTATGACATTCCTTCAGCATTTAACAACAGAACGTAATTTCTGATATGGCTATGTCTTCTCTTCACCAACCAAATACTAAGTTTCCTAACAGCAAGGACCCTAGCTTCTCTATCTTTGAATCCTCCCTAACACCTAGCATAGTTCCATCAATTTGGTTGGTTACCAACAGgatctaaaaacaaaagaaagactaGTAAAGGAAAAAGATAGGAGAAACTTCAGTGGGCCGGGGTGGGGGCTGACCCTCCACTCTGAACACACCTGATTGCGCAGCCTGGTGCGGGGATTGGGTGCATAGCCAATGAAGCCCACCTTCTTCATGGTGCGCAGAATCTCTGCATCCACAGGTGGTGCTCGCCTACAATCCAGTATAGTTCTAGGACTTAAAGAGTTGTGGTGTACACCGGTCCACTCCCAATCCCCAAGggtccagagaaaaagaaaatactgaaggTAGACAAAAATCAGGAAAGTAGTAGAATAATAACAGGGCTAGCAGAGAATTCTGGTATCTTGGCCCTTTCCCTGTCCCTCCCGCCTTTTGGCCCAGAGGTAGGGTAcaacctgggagctggagcagAGTTGGCAGCAGGCCAATCAGAGAGAAGTGTGTCAGTGGTGAGTGGGACAGGGATGAGGGAAAGAGGCAGCAGGTCCTGGCTCCAGTCCAGAGGAGGCAGTGAGTCCACGAGACACGGCAAAGCAAACTCAGTCTCACGGGAGTAGGGGTTGAAGGAAGGCTCTGGGGAATCAGTCCAGAGGTGCACACAGCCCTCAGAATCCCCAAAGGCCAGAGCCTGCTTGCTGGCTGACACATCAAATGTCATTAGCAGAGGCCCCACAGGATTCACATGAAAGATATCTGCTGGGTTGGCCAGGCCTGTGGGTTCACAGAATTGGCACTGCCCTACAAAGGAGGAAGAAACCCATTGAGCCCTAGAAAGTGAAAGGGAGCCATATTATTATGCCCTTCCTATCCTCTTCCCCTGATTTCAGGACAAGATGGGCCCCAAATCCATGCCTAGAGACAGAATGCCACCTGGTGCCTTCCATAAACCACAGATGGTTCGCTACTCAGCAAAGAGCAATTCTACAGTTATTTTGCCTACTTTATCTTTACCTTTTTCCATGTTCCTCgcattcaagaaaataaaagctctAATCTCTGGCCAAACCCAAGTAAAACCTTGGGACCCTGATGAAAGGTCACTTCTTTCCCCAACAAAGAGGTTTCAGGATGAGTACTCCTTCGGGTTCTAGCTCTCCTTTGCTCATCGATCCCTCCTACCCAATCCCATATGCCCTTCATACCTGACTGAGAGATGATAGCAAGACGAGAAGTATATGTAGGAATGAAGCGCAAGAAGGCAGGATCCACATGTACTTGAAGTGGTGTGATGGCACGCATCATGCGCAAATCATACACCTTGAGGAAACGGTCGCAGGCCAGGCCAGTGAGGCGGCTGGAGAAGCCACAGGCAGCTAGCAGGTTGCCATGCACATCAAAGTCTGACAGACTTCCTGAGAAGGCATCAAACTCATGTTCTACCTTAAAAGTACGGAGGTCTCTCAgggaaacctaaaaaaaaaaaaaaaaaaaaaaaaaattcagttatcTGCAAATTCTATTATCAGGAAAAATACCTGCCACCTACCTAACCCAGTGGGGTCCCTACCAAAGGAACTAGGGCTTTAGAACAGGGAAACTTAAAGCACAGAAAAGGCAAATAGAGAAGCCCAGAGCCAGAAGGGGCTTCAGGGAGACTTCATTATCATAGAAAACATCAAGCTGCAAAATAATCTCATAGTAGAACATCACTGAGTAGTAAGTGAATTCACTCCACTCATCCCTCATCTCCAATCCAACTACACCCCAGAGTTAAGGGAAAGCAGATCCCAATCAAGTATCTAGTGAAACAGGGCCCTGCAGTGGGAGGAGAAATGGAACTTGGCCACCTTGCCAGACGTGTGGCCGCAGAAGAAGAAGCGATTTGTCTGTCTCATGATGGTGACTCCAGGCGTCTCT
This window harbors:
- the PAN2 gene encoding PAN2-PAN3 deadenylation complex catalytic subunit PAN2 isoform X8 gives rise to the protein MARGGLIIFDYLLDENEDMHSLLLTDSSTLLVGGLQNHIVEIDLNTVQETQKYAVETPGVTIMRQTNRFFFCGHTSGKVSLRDLRTFKVEHEFDAFSGSLSDFDVHGNLLAACGFSSRLTGLACDRFLKVYDLRMMRAITPLQVHVDPAFLRFIPTYTSRLAIISQSGQCQFCEPTGLANPADIFHVNPVGPLLMTFDVSASKQALAFGDSEGCVHLWTDSPEPSFNPYSRETEFALPCLVDSLPPLDWSQDLLPLSLIPVPLTTDTLLSDWPAANSAPAPRRAPPVDAEILRTMKKVGFIGYAPNPRTRLRNQIPYRLKESDSEFDSFSQVTESPVGREEEPHLHMVSKKYRKVTIKYSKLGLEDFDFKHYNKTLFAGLEPHIPNAYCNCMIQVLYFLEPVRCLIQNHLCQKEFCLACELGFLFHMLDLSRGDPCQGNNFLRAFRTIPEASALGLILADSDEASGKGNLARLIQRWNRFILTQLHQDMQELEVPQAYRGAGGSSFCSSGDSVIGQLFSCEMENCSLCRCGSETVRASSTLLFTLSYPDDKTGKNYDFAQVLKRSICLDQNTQAWCDTCEKYQPTIQTRNIRHLPDILVINCEVNSSKEADFWRMQAEVAFKMAVKKHSGEVSKNKEFALADWKELGSPEGVLVCPSIEELKNVWLPFSIRMKMTKNKGLDVCNWTDGDEMQWGPARAEEEHGVCVYDLMATVVHILDSRTGGSLVAHIKVGETYHQRKEGVTHQQWYLFNDFLIEPIDKHEAVQFDMNWKVPAILYYVKRNLNSRYNLNIKNPIEASVLLAEASLARKQRKTHTTFIPLMLNEMPQIGDLVGLDAEFVTLNEEEAELRSDGTKSTIKPSQMSVARITCVRGQGPNEGIPFIDDYISTQEQVVDYLTQYSGIKPGDLDAKISSKHLTTLKSTYLKLRFLIDIGVKFVGHGLQKDFRVINLMVWQGSFKSLLVPKDQVLDTVYLFHMPRKRMISLRFLAWYFLDLKIQGETHDSIEDARTALQLYRKYLELSKNGTEPESFHKVLKGLYEKGRKMDWKVPEPEGQTSPKNAAVFSSVLAL
- the PAN2 gene encoding PAN2-PAN3 deadenylation complex catalytic subunit PAN2 isoform X7, producing MNFEGLDPGLAEYAPAMHSALDPVLDAHLNPSLLQNVELDPEGVALEALPVQESVHIMEGVYSELHSVVAEVGVPVSVSHFDLHEEMLWVGSHGGHATSFFGPALERYSSFQVNGSDDIRQIQSLENGILFLTKNNLKYMARGGLIIFDYLLDENEDMHSLLLTDSSTLLVGGLQNHIVEIDLNTVQETQKYAVETPGVTIMRQTNRFFFCGHTSGKVSLRDLRTFKVEHEFDAFSGSLSDFDVHGNLLAACGFSSRLTGLACDRFLKVYDLRMMRAITPLQVHVDPAFLRFIPTYTSRLAIISQSGQCQFCEPTGLANPADIFHVNPVGPLLMTFDVSASKQALAFGDSEGCVHLWTDSPEPSFNPYSRETEFALPCLVDSLPPLDWSQDLLPLSLIPVPLTTDTLLSDWPAANSAPAPRRAPPVDAEILRTMKKVGFIGYAPNPRTRLRNQIPYRLKESDSEFDSFSQVTESPVGREEEPHLHMVSKKYRKVTIKYSKLGLEDFDFKHYNKTLFAGLEPHIPNAYCNCMIQVLYFLEPVRCLIQNHLCQKEFCLACELGFLFHMLDLSRGDPCQGNNFLRAFRTIPEASALGLILADSDEASGKGNLARLIQRWNRFILTQLHQDMQELEVPQAYRGAGGSFCSSGDSVIGQLFSCEMENCSLCRCGSETVRASSTLLFTLSYPDDKTGKNYDFAQVLKRSICLDQNTQAWCDTCEKYQPTIQTRNIRHLPDILVINCEVNSSKEADFWRMQAEVAFKMAVKKHSGEVSKNKEFALADWKELGSPEGVLVCPSIEELKNVWLPFSIRMKMTKNKGLDVCNWTDGDEMQWGPARAEEEHGVCVYDLMATVVHILDSRTGGSLVAHIKVGETYHQRKEGVTHQQWYLFNDFLIEPIDKHEAVQFDMNWKVPAILYYVKRNLNSRYNLNIKNPIEASVLLAEASLARKQRKTHTTFIPLMLNEMPQIGDLVGLDAEFVTLNEEEAELRSDGTKSTIKPSQMSVARITCVRGQGPNEGIPFIDDYISTQEQVVDYLTQYSGIKPGDLDAKISSKHLTTLKSTYLKLRFLIDIGVKFVGHGLQKDFRVINLMVPKDQVLDTVYLFHMPRKRMISLRFLAWYFLDAAVFSSVLAL